A single window of Anomaloglossus baeobatrachus isolate aAnoBae1 chromosome 9, aAnoBae1.hap1, whole genome shotgun sequence DNA harbors:
- the PIP5KL1 gene encoding phosphatidylinositol 4-phosphate 5-kinase-like protein 1 isoform X1 — protein sequence MEGEGRRDSVHSAMIKGESRGSSRRRRLFWKLRQRWKLLGLFEIDKDHEFYPLTCDLKEGLKDAVQDAIQSEATQPILTEEDFGAKLTQGHEGYEMRTYAGPVFKHFRQSLSISEESYQRSLSSCGLYLQFISNSKSKADFFLTNDKRLFLKTQSKREVHFMLHILPKYIQHFQSYPHSLLVKILGVHSITRAQEKKKYFIIMQSVFFPDERITGRYDIKGCHVSRWTEPEPEGSRVLQVFKDQNFEGNVICLDRQRSWLLRQTELDTLFLKELNVLDYSLLVGFQPLHQDEKNQSWSLANLIVRTKRSVNGTGSPTTSKCASVPGTVEEESESTDREDDGTEFSDTPDMTSTRRPPMKKIGQQVSTVSDISEVMAQNRRLLPNYKNPLHVMDGPELRYFIGIIDIFTVYGLKKRLEHLWKSVRYHGQEFSTVSPSRYSQRLCHWVQTHTV from the exons ATGGAGGGGGAAGGAAGACGTGACTCAGTCCACAGTGCCATGATTAAG GGGGAGTCTCGGGGAAGCTCGAGGAGGCGCAGGCTCTTCTGGAAGCTCCGACAACGTTGGAAACTACTTGGTCTATTTGAAATTGATAAGGATCACGAGTTTTACCCCCTGACCTGCGATCTGAAGGAAGGACTGAAGGATGCGGTTCAGGACGCCATCCAGAGTGAGGCCACG CAGCCGATTCTTACAGAAGAGGATTTTGGCGCTAAACTCACCCAGGGCCATGAG GGATATGAGATGAGGACATACGCGGGGCCGGTGTTCAAGCATTTTCGCCAGTCTCTGAGTATATCGGAGGAAAGTTACCAGAGATCTCTGTCTTCCTGCGGCCTTTACCTTCAATTCATTAGTAACTCCAAGAGCAAAGCGGACTTCTTCCTGAC AAATGACAAACGGCTTTTTCTGAAGACCCAAAGTAAGAGGGAAGTTCACTTCATGCTGCATATCCTACCCAAATACATCCAGCACTTCCAGTCCTATCCGCATTCCCTGCTGGTGAAGATATTGG GTGTACACAGCATCACCAGAGCTCAGGAGAAAAAG AAATACTTCATCATCATGCAGAGCGTCTTCTTCCCGGATGAGCGGATCACGGGCCG CTACGATATTAAAGGCTGTCACGTGAGCCGATGGACCGAGCCAGAACCGGAGGGCAGCAGAGTCCTGCAGGTCTTCAAGGATCAAAACTTCGAAGGAAATGTTATCTGTTTGG ATCGACAGCGTTCCTGGCTTCTTCGTCAGACGGAGCTGGACACGCTTTTCTTAAAGGAGCTCAATGTCCTGGATTACAGTCTTCTGGTTGGATTTCAGCCTCTACATCAAGATGAGAAAAACCAGAGCTGGTCTTTGGCCAATCTAATCGTCCGTACTAAAAG GTCTGTTAATGGGACTGGTAGTCCCACTACATCCAAGTGCGCGTCTGTGCCCGGAACTGTAGAGGAGGAAAGTGAATCCACGGATAGAGAAGACGACGGGACCGAGTTTAGTGACACCCCAGACATGACTTCTACTAGACGCCCACCCATGAAAAAAATTGGGCAACAAGTCAGCACCGTGTCCGATATCTCCGAGGTTATGGCCCAAAACCGCCGCCTCCTTCCTAACTACAAGAACCCGCTGCACGTGATGGACGGGCCGGAACTGAGATACTTCATTGGAATCATTGACATATTCACCGTCTATGGCCTGAAGAAACGACTGGAACACTTGTGGAAGAGCGTGCGTTACCACGGGCAGGAGTTCTCCACCGTCAGCCCCTCTCGCTACTCACAGCGCTTGTGTCACTGGGTGCAGACACATACCGTGTAG
- the PIP5KL1 gene encoding phosphatidylinositol 4-phosphate 5-kinase-like protein 1 isoform X2 has protein sequence MGESRGSSRRRRLFWKLRQRWKLLGLFEIDKDHEFYPLTCDLKEGLKDAVQDAIQSEATQPILTEEDFGAKLTQGHEGYEMRTYAGPVFKHFRQSLSISEESYQRSLSSCGLYLQFISNSKSKADFFLTNDKRLFLKTQSKREVHFMLHILPKYIQHFQSYPHSLLVKILGVHSITRAQEKKKYFIIMQSVFFPDERITGRYDIKGCHVSRWTEPEPEGSRVLQVFKDQNFEGNVICLDRQRSWLLRQTELDTLFLKELNVLDYSLLVGFQPLHQDEKNQSWSLANLIVRTKRSVNGTGSPTTSKCASVPGTVEEESESTDREDDGTEFSDTPDMTSTRRPPMKKIGQQVSTVSDISEVMAQNRRLLPNYKNPLHVMDGPELRYFIGIIDIFTVYGLKKRLEHLWKSVRYHGQEFSTVSPSRYSQRLCHWVQTHTV, from the exons ATG GGGGAGTCTCGGGGAAGCTCGAGGAGGCGCAGGCTCTTCTGGAAGCTCCGACAACGTTGGAAACTACTTGGTCTATTTGAAATTGATAAGGATCACGAGTTTTACCCCCTGACCTGCGATCTGAAGGAAGGACTGAAGGATGCGGTTCAGGACGCCATCCAGAGTGAGGCCACG CAGCCGATTCTTACAGAAGAGGATTTTGGCGCTAAACTCACCCAGGGCCATGAG GGATATGAGATGAGGACATACGCGGGGCCGGTGTTCAAGCATTTTCGCCAGTCTCTGAGTATATCGGAGGAAAGTTACCAGAGATCTCTGTCTTCCTGCGGCCTTTACCTTCAATTCATTAGTAACTCCAAGAGCAAAGCGGACTTCTTCCTGAC AAATGACAAACGGCTTTTTCTGAAGACCCAAAGTAAGAGGGAAGTTCACTTCATGCTGCATATCCTACCCAAATACATCCAGCACTTCCAGTCCTATCCGCATTCCCTGCTGGTGAAGATATTGG GTGTACACAGCATCACCAGAGCTCAGGAGAAAAAG AAATACTTCATCATCATGCAGAGCGTCTTCTTCCCGGATGAGCGGATCACGGGCCG CTACGATATTAAAGGCTGTCACGTGAGCCGATGGACCGAGCCAGAACCGGAGGGCAGCAGAGTCCTGCAGGTCTTCAAGGATCAAAACTTCGAAGGAAATGTTATCTGTTTGG ATCGACAGCGTTCCTGGCTTCTTCGTCAGACGGAGCTGGACACGCTTTTCTTAAAGGAGCTCAATGTCCTGGATTACAGTCTTCTGGTTGGATTTCAGCCTCTACATCAAGATGAGAAAAACCAGAGCTGGTCTTTGGCCAATCTAATCGTCCGTACTAAAAG GTCTGTTAATGGGACTGGTAGTCCCACTACATCCAAGTGCGCGTCTGTGCCCGGAACTGTAGAGGAGGAAAGTGAATCCACGGATAGAGAAGACGACGGGACCGAGTTTAGTGACACCCCAGACATGACTTCTACTAGACGCCCACCCATGAAAAAAATTGGGCAACAAGTCAGCACCGTGTCCGATATCTCCGAGGTTATGGCCCAAAACCGCCGCCTCCTTCCTAACTACAAGAACCCGCTGCACGTGATGGACGGGCCGGAACTGAGATACTTCATTGGAATCATTGACATATTCACCGTCTATGGCCTGAAGAAACGACTGGAACACTTGTGGAAGAGCGTGCGTTACCACGGGCAGGAGTTCTCCACCGTCAGCCCCTCTCGCTACTCACAGCGCTTGTGTCACTGGGTGCAGACACATACCGTGTAG
- the PIGH gene encoding phosphatidylinositol N-acetylglucosaminyltransferase subunit H → MEGKGYMDIYGNTITLQQQAYGDTCQDFTVTSAKVSVRSLTTWTCIVWVVAYAIFFYTDHSAVLTAAILVSIVGLLLYLHLVKVDHESLLILGSLGIQRTTTYASGREHTVFVEMCRVQDVVINEGISMHRVNYYLCLLLKDPSDPQAGVSQVVPVFQSAQPRLDCLAEVYRSCQEILSSQWSKAAS, encoded by the coding sequence ATGGAGGGCAAGGGGTATATGGATATCTATGGGAATACGATCACACTGCAGCAGCAGGCGTACGGGGACACCTGCCAGGACTTCACCGTCACCAGCGCCAAGGTGTCCGTCCGCTCCCTGACCACTTGGACGTGCATCGTGTGGGTCGTCGCTTACGCCATATTCTTCTACACGGACCACAGCGCCGTCCTGACGGCAGCCATCTTGGTCTCCATCGTGGGACTTCTGCTTTACCTGCACCTGGTGAAGGTCGATCACGAGTCTCTGCTAATTTTGGGCTCCTTGGGGATCCAAAGAACCACGACGTATGCCTCCGGCCGGGAACACACGGTCTTCGTAGAGATGTGCAGGGTCCAAGACGTGGTCATCAACGAGGGCATCTCCATGCACCGGGTGAACTACTACCTGTGTCTCCTCCTCAAAGATCCCAGTGACCCCCAGGCCGGGGTGTCCCAGGTGGTTCCCGTCTTCCAGAGCGCTCAGCCCCGTCTGGACTGCCTGGCGGAGGTCTACCGGAGCTGCCAGGAGATCTTGTCCTCTCAATGGAGCAAAGCGGCCAGCTAA